In Vulpes lagopus strain Blue_001 chromosome 1, ASM1834538v1, whole genome shotgun sequence, a genomic segment contains:
- the PRDX6 gene encoding peroxiredoxin-6, protein MPGGLLLGDEAPNFEANTTIGRIRFHDYLGDSWGILFSHPRDFTPVCTTELGRAAKLAPEFAKKNVKMIALSVDSVEDHLAWSKDINAYNGQEPTETLPFPIIDDKNRDLAILLGMLDPAEKDEKGMPVTARVVFIFGPDKKLKLSILYPATTGRNFDEILRVITSLQLTAEKRVATPVDWKDGDSVMVLPTIPEDEAKKLFPKGVFTKELPSGKKYLRYTPQP, encoded by the exons ATGCCCGGAGGTCTCCTTCTCGGGGACGAGGCTCCCAACTTCGAGGCCAATACTACCATCGGCCGCATCCGTTTCCACGACTACCTGGGAGACTC aTGGGGCATTCTCTTCTCTCACCCTCGAGATTTTACCCCTGTGTGTACTACAGAGCTTGGCAGAGCTGCAAAGCTGGCACCAGAATTTGCCAAGAAGAATGTTAAGATGATTGCCCTTTCAGTGGACAGTGTTGAAGACCATCTTGCCTGGAGCAAG GATATCAATGCCTACAATGGGCAGGAGCCCACAGAAACATTACCTTTCCCCATCATTGATGATAAGAATCGGGACCTTGCCATCCTGTTAGGCATGCTGGACCCGGCAGAGAAGGACGAAAAGGGCATGCCTGTGACAGCTCGTGTG GTGTTTATTTTTGGTCCTGATAAGAAACTGAAGCTGTCTATCCTCTACCCAGCGACCACTGGCCGGAACTTTGATGAGATTCTCCGAGTAATTACCTCCCTCCAGCTGACGGCAGAGAAGAGGGTTGCCACCCCGGTTGATTGGAAG GATGGAGACAGCGTGATGGTTCTTCCCACCATCCCTGAAGATGAAGCCAAAAAACTCTTCCCTAAAGGAGTCTTCACCAAAGAGCTCCCATCTGGCAAGAAGTACCTCCGCTACACACCCCAGCCTTAG